Proteins encoded together in one Oenanthe melanoleuca isolate GR-GAL-2019-014 chromosome 7, OMel1.0, whole genome shotgun sequence window:
- the CAVIN2 gene encoding caveolae-associated protein 2: MGEAAAGSAVPPLPAEAAGGQVNALTVLALLEKLVSMLEAVEGHQRQMEQRQRGLEGAVRGIQDDLVKLCRSHGATGEAVEKLLEKSRKVCAHTRAVRERLDRQCDQVRRLEQHHAQLLRRDRFKVLIFQEENEIPASVFAKEPVPSITEGKEEPVDENKTLEETLHTVELGSDDDMFHEGDDLDDSAEEKTEESRAEKLKRSSLKKVDSLKKAFSRQNIEKKMNKIVSPERREKIKKSLTVHHQKSSSSKGSGFKVSPLTFSSKKGREGESPAEGEDRAESASNEQAENEEEASLGETRSDVAPSTSLAEEGKAAMEGKAVVSNNIELSIVEDDEEYGVPLEVPSQKLFDERSIPVGGEMEQSDEESAQAAVLQVNQTA, from the exons atgggcgaggcggcggcgggcagCGCCGTGCCCCCGCTGCCGGCCgaggcggcgggcgggcagGTGAACGCGCTGAccgtgctggccctgctggagaAGCTGGTGTCCATGCTGGAGGCGGTGGAGGGCCACCAGCGGCAGATGGAGCAGCGGCAGCGCGGCTTGGAAGGGGCGGTGCGGGGCATCCAGGACGACCTGGTGAAGCTGTGCCGCAGCCACGGCGCCACGGGCGAGGCggtggagaagctgctggagaagtCGCGCAAGGTGTGCGCGCACACCCGCGCCGTGCGGGAGCGCCTGGACCGCCAGTGCGACCAGGTGCGGCGGCTGGAGCAGCACCACGCCCAGCTGCTGCGCCGCGACCGCTTCAAGGTGCTCATCTTCCAG gaggaaaatgagATCCCTGCCAGTGTTTTTGCAAAAGAGCCCGTTCCTAGcattacagaaggaaaagaggagccCGTGGATGAGAACAAAACACTGGAAGAAACCTTGCACACCGTGGAGTTGGGTTCGGATGACGATATGTTTCACGAGGGAGACGACTTAGATGACAgtgcagaggagaaaacagaagaatcaAGAGCTGAGAAACTGAAAAGGTCCAGCCTCAAGAAGGTGGACAGCCTCAAGAAAGCCTTCTCCCGCCAGAACATCGAGAAGAAGATGAACAAGATCGTGTCGCCCGAGCGGAGGGAGAAGATCAAGAAATCTCTCACTGTGCACCACCAGAAATCCTCCTCTTCCAAGGGCTCGGGGTTCAAGGTGTCTCCCCTCACCTTCAGCAGCAAGAAAGGCCGTGAGGGAGAGAGCCCAGCCGAAGGTGAGGACAGAGCAGAAAGCGCCAGCAACGAGCAGGCGGAGAACGAGGAGGAGGCGTCCCTGGGCGAGACGCGCTCGGACGTGGcacccagcacctccctggccGAGGAGGGCAAGGCAGCCATGGAGGGCAAGGCCGTGGTGAGCAACAACATCGAGCTGTCCATCGTGGAGGACGACGAGGAGTACGGGGTGCCCCTGGAAGTCCCCAGCCAGAAACTGTTCGACGAGAGGAGCATCCCGGTCGGCGGGGAAATGGAACAATCTGACGAGGAGAGCGCCCAGGCTGCCGTCCTGCAGGTGAACCAGacagcctga